The following proteins are co-located in the Vidua macroura isolate BioBank_ID:100142 chromosome 37, ASM2450914v1, whole genome shotgun sequence genome:
- the LOC128821281 gene encoding serine/threonine-protein kinase PAK 1-like produces the protein MEYMDGGTLQDVVTQTCMAEGEMAAVSWECLQGLDFLHANRVIHRDLKSSNILLGMDGSVKLADFGLCAQLSPEQDQRSSMVGTAHWMAPEVVTSSPYSPKVDIWSFGIVTIEMVEGKPPYFKETRAMARALIRQNGTPQLQEPRRLSALLRDFLECSLEPDEERRWSAQELLQLNAKRLQGKQQRLGGVFLWGPL, from the exons ATGGAATACATGGATGGAGGAACTTTGCAGGACGTTGTCACACAGACATGCATGGCTGAAGGAGAGATGGCAGCTGTCAGTTGGGAG TGTCTGCAGGGCCTGGATTTCCTCCATGCGAACAGGGTGATCCACAGAGATCTGAAGAGCTCCAACATCCTCCTGGGAATGGAcggctctgtcaagctgg CTGATTTTGGCCTCTGcgctcagctcagccctgagcaggacCAGCGCAGCTCCATGGTGGGCACTGCTCACTGGATGGCCCCAGAAGTTGTCACCAGTTCTCCTTATAGCCCCAAGGTGGACATCTGGTCCTTTGGCATTGTGACCATCGAGATGGTGGAAGGAAAACCTCCTTACTTCAAGGAAACGAGGGCCATG gctcGTGCTCTGATCCGTCAGAACGGGACCCCGCAGCTACAGGAGCCCCGGCGCCTGTCGGCTCTGCTGCGGGACTTCCTTGAGTGCAGCCTGGAGCCGGACGAGGAGCGGCGCTGgtctgcccaggagctgctgcagctgaatgCCAAGCGGCtgcaggggaagcagcagcGCCTGGGAGGGGTTTTCTTGTGGGGCCCCCTCTGA